The region caccgccggcgtcgagagcatcaaagtggccggaagtcattaattttcaatgtaaaccagcgGCGAGGAacggcgcggcgcgacttggcctgagagcgtcgagcagagtttaaatcaaggcaactttatggtaatgagctatgacgcggttgggcaggaaccaatcggaacgtagaagtcaaccgcttgagaggattccagaggacgcagctccgatcacattagttccccaagcaaaatagaggacaggttgattattgctgtttcgcgtttgcagtagtctatgatgtgtccctgtttgcgtacagggacatataaaaaataattaaaagtgatacgtggaccaaggtgtctgagatcgttcattttaagtaaaggatcttatttcgtccacaacaacatttaatgagatcAACTTACAACGttaacctccttgtggttagtctgcataagatcaacaagtctgtttgctttgcggccacttttaatacaaaataagttTGTGAACAGAACAGCAAGGGCGATTTATGACGCTCCCGACGCCGCCGGTGTGAACGCGCAGTTAGACGTATTATAATGAATGTTATTGATTTTAGATCATTGCACGAATAATgttgtttcagcagaacttgACTCACatgaacagtaatcactacaacggtaacactagaaatgcataacacattaccttcagaaatgattcagacgattcattattcaacgcattagtacacagaacataattttaaatataattatattcacaaatgactgttaaaacatcccaaaacagcacccaaaccttgcaaagacctacctcattaattattcaaatacaacagccaatggcaagtctccagcagcagacctttcaatatgttatttttgtgttagtagttttattaattcaaattacaatatgcagtttgtgtgtaagtatatgtatatataaatcatgcaattaatttagttaagcatacagtattgtattgtttatacgcaattcctttgcgcagctgagctgcgcgttgcatggatctcagaataaatttttggcggttttggaaatgttaagagacaataaacagagacgttgagatcaaacggtgaagtattttatttgaataattgaacaaaacaagactattgtggtctattttagttatagcctaatatgggtttatgttatggtctgtctcagatcattaaaaaaaagtgtgcccccctatgaaaattaaatgcccccccatttggtttgttctggcgacggccctggtttgcagtcacgttactttgtatatagcatcaatatattaatctcagtagcatgtttttaaatgtgatttttgattcaaaatgcagcagagttaaattactaagtgtgctttgagtcacaattttaaatttaaacatgaatttacacaaaatataaatgtaatatcaattttgtaaaattgatgtatatcaatgttaaaacaattgtaaaaaatgaagaaccttaaaagtcttgaattgtctcttgaattatacagtatattgattcacttccttaaggtgaattagctcattatcaggtaagttaaagttggaatcagtgtatggagtcactaaattactgccaatattttaaaagttggtgagaggcaagacaagacacaagaatgattcaagaatgtttatttatatacatatatacatataatatatatatatatattatagttcagaccaaaagtttggacacaccttctcattcaaagagttttctttattttcattactatgaaaattgttggaagaccatttcaggtgactacctcttgaagctcatcaagagaatgccaagagtgtgcaaagcagtaatcaaagctaaaggtggctactttgaagaacctacaatatgacatattttcagttgtttcacacttttttgttatgtatataattccatatattatTCCACATATGTTCATTCATTGTTTTgaagccttcagtgtgaatctacaattttcatagtcgtgaaaataaagaaaactctttgaatgagaaggtgtgtccaaactcttggtctgtacagtatatacatgtcatttttgtgacaacatcagaacagcaccaaagtgaaccccttttccatcaggTGCTGCATcgatagaatggctgtaggcttcaactctagagaaagagagagcgagagacagagagaaataaataagaaacatttctttaacatattcaactggaatatatatatgaaaagtgaaagtccttgcagcatgtggtgcatctcttcaattcgggcagggatctccctttttgattgttatatgtatcttgaaaaagtgagagtgtacttgttagaatattttgagatcatgaaaatatccctagtgccttttttaatcatctgtcctacaatgagcctaatcgaatccataaaatcacttcatattggccatgcaaaacatgacagaaactaacacatgatagcaatgtataactgtatgtggagtagacctgcagattaggccaaattgtaacaaactattaaaattgccaaatgcctaatttatcattgcaaaacaatgccaaaacaacaggctaacacatactgcaactaggcagtcagtgcagtttaattatgaaatatattttatacctaaatatggtaaaacaacgactattaagccagtatccacactaatacattaagctgcaggtaaatctaaCAAACCTTACaacaaccatgctcttgtcatctgataagtttaattaatgtgcaggctagattcacttataatacttcgtcattaaaacacaattataatttatgaaatcatagccacgaatcaacgtcgtagtaattaataaaactagctcacaaattcttaatttggtgggaattaattattaattcataggtaacgttctcactatgtaaactttgcaccgtttaaacgttataaaataaaacttaattaaatatcgatactcaccgtctggttgctgtccacgtcgtccatctttaattagtgttgattcagtacagtaggtggcgctgtcacaaaaatactagggtcctaaagctgcggtcacagaatTGCGGTCCTGTAACTGTAGCCTCCgcttgtgcaggaatacccttctcacataagcagcactctgggcactcttgtttttgggaggtgttcatttgctctgccacaatactttaggatcgatattttcacgttctgaaggcttcaagtgccagtaaaaccaagtaaaaatgcacatgcttttccaaacagctgtaatttttgctgcattgcatgtaggcgttctgcgcatgcgcagtgtgaaacaggacgctataacacagtgatcctcaaatctggctcgcgagatccactttcctgcgaagtttagctctaaccctaatcaaacacgcatgagtttgctaatcagtgtctttaggatcattattattcttttactgtctatgttcagagatcgacgagacttttcctaacctgaataatttgtcacactgcgcatgcgtgaaatgcgttaaaaaaatttgacgtaattaacgacaaccAACTAATTAAcaccgttaacgcgctatttttgacagccataatataaatctacatttttttttgttacttaaacTTTTAGTAATTTCATttgtctttgttgttttttttttatgtgacgtgtatataatagcttttttttttttaaatagtaatattgtagcattttttttaacttgttttgaGCTTGTTGCCTATGCAGCATTTCTGAGTTTGGTTtctaattagaaaaaaaaaaaatctaaattgttcttttaattttACTGCAGCTACATGTAGTATAGAAAtgcttatattttcagttttagtcattttagcacTTCATCTTATTGTACTGGAGTCAGTTGCCAAGCCACAAtttaaaattgttgtttattttcacattttaacagaatatttttaataattttttaaagattgaTGAAAATGAAGCCCATATCACACAAGACAGCAGCAGATATTAAAACCCTGTCGTAGTGATGGATAAAGTGACCCAGAGTCTTCTGAAGAAGTGGGTTATTCATATTTTGCCTGTAATATGTGCTGTGATGAACCGTGACACTCTCTTTCTCATCTCACCTCATGAAAGCCACATCGGGCTGAATTTAGGTGATTTCTAATTAGCTGAATGCAAACTTAGGAAGCTCTCTTGTCTTTCTGGAAGAATATCAAAGCTAGATTAATGCTCCTCCGGGACTCTGACATTTCACGCTCTTCATGTTGGCAATAAGCTACTGTGCGCTGAGAAAAGAGCGGGAATGTTCTACAGCTTTCCATATGAAGAACATAAACTATAGTGATACAGGACAAGAACAAGAGATGAGATAAAGCGGATTATTAAGAGCGGGAACGAAGGAATGCTAGAGAAGACCCCATTCTTTGCACGTCTTCTCCATTTGTGAACATGCCGTATTTTGACTCCGTAATAATGGAATACAAAAGAGCTCATTATGCTAATGTCATGCTGATGGagtttagactgattactgtcCAGAAGAGCTCACACACTTGTCATCTGTAATGAAATATCACGGTTAAAAGAGTTGGCATGAAGTCTAGACCACAGGTTATTGTGGTCAAAACTTGTGCTCTAATTGACAAAGTGATATCAGAGATGaaaatctatataaatacattcagTTTTTGAACTCCTTGTAATGGAGTTCGATGCCAGAGAAACATTTCTAACACTTCTCTCAAAGTCTTTCTATATGATGCATTAGAAAAGTTAtgcttttctgaaatatttttatttagccattttttattttttttatattaagtgtTTGAATTTCTGTATTATTAAAGTAATCAGGCACTGTTGCGCTGTTTAAGGGTGGATTTatcagaaatgtgtttttgtatctATTGcgattttgaatttagtttttatttatattttatatttaagttttagtaattttatattatttagttttcatttattcttgaataaaagtaattttattatcGTGGTCAAAACTGAAAACTTAAGAGCGGAGTAGATAGTCTAATTGACAAAAAGTGACCAGTCACTGTTATatgttaataaacataataaaaaataaattgggggcaaaaaattaatttaattgaaatttattAATTATGTGTATACTCCTTGATCATGagtttttccatttttaaatggctttttgCCCCAAAAATTATGAAGACATATCAATTtgataagataataaaaaaaaataaaccacaaaaaaTTACTTAGTCAAATAGTAATTTATTGATACGGGACAATGGTCAATTAATAGTTAAGTGCCCATCATGTTAATGTcataactgaccaatcagaatcaagtatttcagAAAGGATTGCATTAACTAAACCTCCTGATGATGCTAGTCTAACTtggttaaataaatatgcataaatatctTTCCAGGGAGTCTAATATCATACCAAAAGTCAATAATGCATTGATCAGTCACGTATAAAAAGGTGTGCTGAGAGCGTCAAGCGGCTGGCAGTCCATCATCTCTCGTCAGTGTCACAGGATCACAGAGACTCTTCACACGGCTCTCTCAGTCTCTCCCTTCTGTTATATCCAAGCCTGTGTCTCCTGCAGTGGACCAAACAGGGAATAAATCAAGAAGTGCATGCATTTTCTTGTGCAATCAAGTGAAAAAAATTTATTGCGTTAAATGTGTAGTTTGTGATTAGTTCATGGAACCAAGTAGAATGAACtgaaggaagattttttttttttttttttaattaattaactatttATTGCATGCATCATTTGAAGTTACTGGAGGTCATGCATTAGTGATTTCACTACAGTCATGTTGCGTGATAAAAGAAGATGGGGTTAATCACGGTACACTGAAGGTGACGCACTAAACCTGTTTAGACGTCAGTATTTCACACAAGATCTCCACCCATCAGGTGTGACGGGAATCCTTCAGGTTCAAAACTATTTATAGTCTATACTTCGCATAACACTGATTAGCAAGGGTGTAAAAAAACAAGGTTACTAAATCGTggtagccacaaaaaaaaaacaataataataattagacttTTACTGTAATAACACAATGGTTAATGCTCTCATGGGATTTGTATAGGCCTATGTATATTCGTTCTTTGTTTTACTGTACTGCCTTAATAGTTTGATGTTTTGCACggtttaataaatcagaaaaaatatttttgaaatatattgcatttccaatctgaatcaaatgatgcACGATTGTGAACCATCATTTCAGTTTGGGACTTTGAAGCGTGTATCACAAATTATTGAAATGATTAGCAAATCAAATAGTACGCCAAATAAGAACAAAAACTCATTGATACGCAAAAATTGTGCAAGGGGTGGGATTAGGGTTGTGGGGTAGATGCGTATCATACGCACACGAAAATTGCTTTACATATGCATGCCAACAAATTAGTATAATATGCCCTTAAAGTTAATTTTTGCGTATCAATAccaaaagttgttgttttaatttggCATACTATTTATATGCACTTTCATGAGAGTGGGCTCTAAAATTAAAGAGGGTCAACTTGATCACTGAACTGAACTGTGcctgtatgcttttttttttttacatttgcaataaAGCATTTACAGTGGAAACAGAACATAAATTTACAtcaattattaaaaagttatcCTTGTTTTAGGTAGATACCAAGACTACTTATTTAGTTTAATGCAATGCACTAAAATACCTCAaatccagggttattatagttcactaaaactaaaaacatgcattgcttataataaaataaaatgtaataatatatattattttttattctacttTATCTAGTTGCAACATTTCTGTtgggaagaaaaaacatcaaaaatttcaaattttcaataaaaatatgaattaaaataggGACTTGTGTTTAAACGCACCTCCACAGTATAAAGGCCAGAGATGCGGCTGCGAGCGTCAGTATCAGCAGCAGAAACACAACGACCGCAGTCATGCTCCCGTTTGAGCTTTCACAcgcctctgaaacacacacacacacacacggtcaacATACGGTCACTGCACCTCATGTTCCTGTGCTTCGTGAGAGCTGCACCTGCGGTGTATGTGGCTGAACTGTGTCCCAGTTTGTTGCTCACAACGCAGGTGAAGTGTCCACAGAAGATGCCGGAGACATACAGAGACGTCCCATCTGCCGAAACACGACCCACCTTCTCCGTTACAACCACTTTCTCATGCAGCCAAGTGAAGGTGGGCTCAGTTCCCCAGGCCTCCATACAGTGAAGAACCCAGTGAGACACATTCACCATCACAGACACGTGATGCACcgccactgaaacacacacacacacgcacacacacacacacacacacacacacacacacacacacacacacacacacacacacacacacacacacacagagagagcacaATTACTGGAGAAATGCACAAGGgcataataaagtaaaaaatgggTCACTGCTATTACggagtgcattttatttttctcacattTTGTTCGAAATAATCTACATTATTATTGACTTAATAAACTTAAACTTAATATtctttatgcatgcatttttaccTTTTAAGTGTGTAAAAGCTAAAATAGCTTTCTGTGTCCTAACAACataagtaaattttaaataatttcagttcTTATATGCCCAACATGACATCATCGtctaggaagtgacatcattttggagggaaaCCAACATCAAGTATGTAATAGTATGTATTATCAGTGATATCAATTATCAGTGATGTTATTTGGTTTGTGTTTCTGTAAAACATTATTCTGTTTGATTAAATCACACAAATCGGTTCAAGAAATGGTTCAAAATTATGAACTTATAGATGGCATCCACATGTAATCTAACTGAAAATGTTTGTGATGCTGTTTAGGTGTTGctataaaagtgtatttttttctaaaaaaaatttttttgttttaacactACATCACTGCATGGGTGacattatttgttctttttgtatgttttgcatgAAATAATCTTTTCaggtgagaattttttttttttttacacattttgtttgcattatttcacattaaaacaaaGTTTGTATGAAAAGTGGAGTTTTTCAGGTGTGCATTCTAGGGTTAAAAAACCAAAATAGCACTCGGAGACTGTATGATTTACAAAACACTACAAAGagtagatgtagatgagtttgtttcttcaacaggtttggagaaatgtagcactgcatcacttgctcaccaatggatgctctgcagtgaatgggtgccgtcagaatgagagtccaaacagctgataaaaacaacacaataatccacaccgctccagtccagcagttaacatctggagaagacaaaatcTGAAAccaatccatcaagatgtttttaatttcaatCTGTGTCTTCTGGTCAAGATATAAATCCATAATAAATCTTCCtccagtcaaaaaaaaacaaaaaaacatcatctgttttctctcacatcaaaacacacccacatatttgtttagagctgtttaaacaGTACTTAAattctgtgcagatttctctcctgattcagacaagattacatGTTCACTGGAGGACAcagtattatggattatgaactttgatctattttatttatgcacTTTTTATGGATTTTATCTGGAAGCGATGGTTTTaggttaaaacatcttaatgatggatttgtttcctatAAACACGTAACTTTATACTTCatttattgatggactggagtgctgtggattatgctgttgtttttataaactgtttggactctcattctgacggcacccattcactgcagagcatcctttgATGAACaagtaatgcaatgctacatttctccaaacctgatgaagaaagaaactcttctacatcttggCTGCGCTGAGGGTGAGTTAATATAACATTCTGCTATTGAAGAACAATAGCATAACGTTCAAGGGGCTAACAGTATAGCGCTCGAGTGGATCTTACGATATTCTTGAACGGTTTTCTGTGCGGATCGTCTCTGTCCTGACTGCTCTGTAACTGTGACCGTGTAGACGCCGGCGTCTGCCGCTTGATAATCTCTGATCTTCAGCGTGGCTCCCTGTTGTTCCAGAGTCACTCTCCCATCTTTGACTTTACGAGGAAACTCGGCCAATGTTGAACTCATCCCAGAAGTCTTTGCGACGTGGTCCCATGTCACTTTAGCAACGTGTTCCCCATCCAGCAGCTGGATTTGTGCCTGTAGGATCAGATTCTGGCCTTCGATCACATACAGAGACTGCTGGTTTGTGAAGTAGACGGACAAACACTGGCCGCTCCAGAGCCCTGCCGACACAAAATACATCACATATAGTCATATCTccaattataattacatttaactgTAGAATCACAATCACATGGCTTTGAGTTGCTTTTATAAACCTGTCACCTGCAATATGAAGCACAttcattaaaagttttttttatataatatatagttaatttatCTAATTTCATACAGTTCATGATGATTGCAAAGAAATTaaagtgttgaaaaaaaaagtcatctttatttaattacttacataattatttaaaacaacaacaacaaatgagacaattcttattattttaaatgttggaaatagttttgtattttatggAAACTGCAATATAGTCTGAGGGATCTTTAAACAATAGAAAgcacaaaagaacaacattttgtagatttataaaaagaaaggaaagatAAAGACACCAACATtcaataaatgttactttttaatataataattatttaaacaataacGCTCAATCTAATCGTAGACTGTTTATGGTTGctgagaaatgtttaaaaaaatttaaaagtattatttttaaattatatataaagctgtactgtgtatttattattattattattgttttttctggtttctttaatgaatagaaagtaaaaaaaaacaaatactgtatttaaataataaagttaattaattaatgtatcagGCTCTAATATCTAAATgttaaagaagaaagaaatatagttatttatcaataaataagatttaataattaatagtaataatatatatatatatattttttttttgtggaaaccatgattaaatgcatttatctgaagtagaaaaaaaaacaccaatgttcaATGAAAGTTACATCTTTAAGTTAAACAATATAGTTCATTCAACCGTAGACTGTTTATACTCGccaagaaatgtaaatgtaaaaaaagtgaaTAACAATAATAGGAACGTAATCTAAATATTGGCAGCTTTATCTAAATTTGCTGAGCAAGAATCATTTCTATTATGATAAGTTTTGAATAAAGCGGTCCAGCTTAATATTTTCGTGGAAACACTGATGAAcacaatgttcaaaagaacagcatttactgagAAATAACTGAGaactgagaaactgagaaataaaactaaaagtacACTTCGGCTGCAGAATACTGCAAGCGGCCAATCAgcatcaagtattccagagagccatgaaacacaaaataactcATAAACATACGAAGACATGCAGAATAACTCACAGCAGACGTGCAGAAGCAGGACAGTCCTGATGAATCGCTGTAGTCCTAGGTCCATGTCacctagaaagaaaaaaaaaacatgaccaaAGTTCAGATACTTTCACTTTTTGAGAGAGATTACTACACGCTTTTCGAAACTCACCTCTCGTAACTTCCTGAAAGAGACTGTTGTATCCAGAAATTCCTGTCCCATAAAACACTAGAGCGACGCTCCCACAGCAAACATGTTTGTGTCTCTGCAGGACTGCTGTA is a window of Carassius auratus strain Wakin chromosome 16, ASM336829v1, whole genome shotgun sequence DNA encoding:
- the LOC113115661 gene encoding uncharacterized protein LOC113115661 translates to MDLGLQRFIRTVLLLHVCWLWSGQCLSVYFTNQQSLYVIEGQNLILQAQIQLLDGEHVAKVTWDHVAKTSGMSSTLAEFPRKVKDGRVTLEQQGATLKIRDYQAADAGVYTVTVTEQSGQRRSAQKTVQEYLAVHHVSVMVNVSHWVLHCMEAWGTEPTFTWLHEKVVVTEKVGRVSADGTSLYVSGIFCGHFTCVVSNKLGHSSATYTAEACESSNGSMTAVVVFLLLILTLAAASLAFILWRRHRLGYNRRERLREPCEESL